One region of Luteolibacter yonseiensis genomic DNA includes:
- a CDS encoding heavy metal translocating P-type ATPase has protein sequence MAHHEHDHTPPPVKKSGCTSCEHCHEDSSLPQGTLVAAAGAFTGVGLLVDWLFPHLELFGTIAFAAATVAGGLLVFPAAWGALKVRRLDINVLMAVAVVGAWLIGEGAEAASVVFLFSLSELLESWASGRARQAVDSLLKLSPPTAIVRNSDGSEQEIPVGEVAVDREILIRSGSRIPLDGQVVSGNSAVNQAPITGESVPVEKKSGDPVYAGTVNAEGSLVVRVTKPASESTLARIIQLVGEAEENKPPTQRFIDRFARIYTPAVFAIAILVALVPPLLFGEPWLFWIYRSLVLLVISCPCALVIATPVSIVSGLTALARRGVLVKGGVHLEEVGKLRALAVDKTGTITQGKPQVVGIMPLGGLSEEEVLRTAAAINTHSEHPLALAIVEAARSKGISFEPAGDYVSVTGQGARATVEGHPYFIGNHRMAHETGICTPEVEAVLATVEAKGQSLAILGHLPHEGCAGRILGIVAIADTLRPEVVEALRLIHAAGIEKVVMLSGDNQRTASAIAKLAGIDEAIGDLMPDQKVGHVRELVSRYAHVGMIGDGVNDAPALAVAGVGFAMGAIGSDTAIETADIALMKDDLTRVAETVLVGRRTLRIIRFNVAFALGIKAVVLVLAFMGVAGLWLAILADTGATLLVILNSLRLLGRVNSE, from the coding sequence ATGGCGCACCACGAACATGACCACACTCCGCCACCGGTGAAGAAGTCCGGTTGCACCAGTTGCGAACATTGCCATGAGGACAGTTCCCTGCCCCAAGGAACGCTCGTCGCGGCGGCGGGGGCTTTCACCGGCGTGGGTCTGCTGGTGGACTGGCTTTTTCCGCATCTGGAATTGTTCGGCACCATCGCCTTCGCCGCCGCCACGGTGGCGGGCGGGTTACTGGTGTTTCCCGCCGCTTGGGGTGCGCTGAAGGTGCGGCGGCTGGACATCAACGTGCTCATGGCCGTCGCGGTCGTGGGGGCATGGCTCATTGGCGAGGGAGCGGAGGCCGCGAGCGTGGTGTTTCTTTTTTCGCTCTCCGAGCTTCTCGAATCATGGGCGTCCGGCCGCGCTCGGCAGGCGGTGGATTCGCTGCTCAAGCTTTCGCCGCCGACGGCGATCGTGAGAAATTCGGATGGTTCGGAGCAGGAGATTCCGGTGGGCGAGGTCGCCGTGGACCGGGAGATCCTCATCCGCAGCGGCAGCCGCATTCCGCTGGATGGCCAGGTGGTTTCAGGAAATTCCGCGGTCAACCAGGCACCCATTACCGGGGAGTCCGTGCCGGTGGAAAAGAAATCCGGCGATCCGGTTTACGCGGGCACGGTGAATGCGGAGGGATCGCTCGTCGTCCGGGTGACCAAGCCGGCTTCGGAGTCCACGCTCGCCCGCATCATCCAGCTCGTCGGCGAGGCGGAGGAGAACAAGCCGCCGACGCAGCGTTTCATCGACCGCTTCGCCAGGATTTACACTCCCGCCGTTTTCGCGATCGCGATTCTTGTGGCGCTCGTTCCTCCCCTGCTGTTCGGGGAGCCGTGGTTGTTCTGGATCTATCGCTCGCTTGTGTTGCTGGTGATTTCCTGCCCGTGCGCCCTGGTGATCGCCACGCCCGTCAGCATTGTTTCCGGGCTCACCGCGCTCGCCCGCCGGGGTGTGCTGGTGAAAGGTGGCGTACATCTGGAGGAGGTTGGAAAGCTCCGTGCCCTCGCGGTCGACAAGACCGGTACGATCACACAAGGAAAGCCACAGGTTGTCGGGATCATGCCGCTGGGCGGGTTGTCGGAAGAAGAGGTGCTTCGCACCGCCGCCGCGATCAACACGCATTCGGAGCATCCGCTCGCCCTCGCCATTGTGGAGGCCGCCCGCTCGAAGGGTATCTCGTTCGAGCCTGCGGGTGACTACGTTTCGGTCACCGGCCAAGGCGCGCGGGCGACGGTGGAAGGACATCCCTATTTCATCGGCAACCACCGCATGGCCCACGAAACGGGGATCTGCACGCCGGAGGTGGAGGCCGTTCTCGCAACCGTCGAGGCCAAGGGCCAATCCCTCGCCATCCTCGGCCACCTGCCGCACGAAGGATGCGCGGGAAGGATTCTCGGTATCGTCGCCATCGCGGATACCCTGCGTCCGGAGGTTGTCGAGGCGCTCCGCCTCATCCATGCGGCGGGCATTGAAAAAGTCGTCATGCTCAGCGGGGACAACCAGCGCACCGCCTCCGCCATCGCGAAGCTGGCGGGCATCGACGAAGCCATCGGCGATCTCATGCCGGATCAGAAGGTCGGGCACGTCCGCGAACTCGTCAGCCGGTATGCCCACGTCGGCATGATTGGGGACGGGGTGAACGACGCGCCCGCGCTCGCCGTGGCCGGCGTCGGCTTCGCCATGGGGGCCATCGGCAGCGACACGGCCATCGAGACCGCGGACATCGCCCTGATGAAGGACGACCTGACGCGGGTCGCGGAAACCGTGCTGGTCGGCAGGCGCACCCTGCGGATCATCCGCTTCAACGTCGCCTTCGCGCTCGGCATCAAGGCGGTGGTCCTGGTCCTCGCCTTCATGGGAGTAGCGGGCCTGTGGCTGGCGATCCTCGCGGACACGGGGGCGACCCTGCTGGTGATCCTGAATTCGTTGAGGTTGCTGGGGCGTGTGAATTCCGAGTGA
- a CDS encoding metal ABC transporter substrate-binding protein, with the protein MKSGALRPFSRRSVLCLAVGLCALLASGCGDPKKSTSGKKRVVTSFTIIADMAREVAGDAAEVDSITRPGAEIHGYDPTPRDILKAQSADLVLWNGLNLELWFEKFFTNVRDVQSAVLTEGVTPMGITEGPYTGKPNPHAWMSPSNAVIYVENIRKALVKMDPANEATYNANAAAYTAKIKALDEPVRQKLAAIPEDQRWLVTSEGAFSYLCANYGLRQLYLWPINADAQGTPQQVKAVIDGVRSNKVPVIFSESTVSDKPARQVAKETGARYGGVLYVDSLTDSAGPAPTYLKLLETNADTIVKGFLNPP; encoded by the coding sequence ATGAAATCCGGTGCCCTGCGGCCCTTTTCCAGACGAAGCGTGCTCTGTCTCGCTGTCGGCCTGTGCGCCCTTCTCGCCAGCGGTTGCGGCGATCCAAAAAAATCCACTTCCGGGAAAAAGCGGGTGGTCACGAGCTTCACCATCATCGCCGACATGGCGAGGGAGGTGGCCGGGGATGCGGCGGAAGTCGATTCCATCACCCGGCCCGGTGCCGAGATCCACGGATACGATCCCACGCCCAGGGATATCTTGAAGGCCCAGTCGGCGGATCTCGTCCTGTGGAATGGATTGAACCTGGAACTGTGGTTCGAAAAATTCTTCACCAACGTGCGCGATGTCCAGAGCGCCGTGCTGACGGAGGGAGTGACGCCCATGGGCATCACGGAGGGTCCCTACACCGGCAAGCCGAACCCCCACGCCTGGATGTCCCCGTCCAACGCGGTGATCTATGTGGAAAACATCCGCAAGGCCCTGGTGAAAATGGACCCGGCGAACGAGGCCACCTATAACGCGAACGCCGCCGCCTACACCGCGAAGATCAAGGCGTTGGACGAGCCTGTCCGGCAGAAGCTCGCCGCCATCCCGGAGGACCAGCGCTGGCTCGTCACCAGCGAAGGCGCGTTTTCCTACCTCTGCGCGAACTACGGACTGCGGCAGCTCTACCTGTGGCCCATCAACGCCGATGCCCAGGGCACGCCACAGCAGGTGAAGGCCGTCATCGACGGGGTCCGGTCCAACAAGGTTCCCGTCATTTTTTCCGAAAGCACGGTGAGTGACAAACCGGCCCGCCAGGTGGCGAAGGAAACCGGCGCGCGCTACGGCGGAGTGCTGTATGTGGACTCCCTGACGGATTCCGCAGGACCCGCACCTACCTATCTGAAATTGTTGGAAACCAACGCCGACACCATCGTGAAAGGATTTCTCAACCCGCCATGA
- a CDS encoding small basic protein, which yields MSKHNSLKSNATVGGKRSVLKRFERVKLLKERGEWKDGKSPVGLPKTKHEG from the coding sequence ATGTCCAAGCACAACAGCCTCAAGTCCAATGCCACCGTCGGCGGCAAACGTTCCGTCCTCAAGCGCTTCGAGCGCGTCAAACTCCTCAAGGAGCGTGGCGAATGGAAAGACGGCAAGTCCCCAGTCGGACTTCCAAAGACCAAGCACGAGGGTTAA
- a CDS encoding metal ABC transporter permease, with protein sequence MNALLEPLQYAFMRDALLVGSLVAAMCAVLSCFLILKGWSLMGDAISHAVLPGIVLAYIAGLPLSIGAFAAGLTCAVGTGFIKQNSRVKEDTVMGVVFTGLFAFGLVLFSRTPSDMHLDHILVGSILGITREQVWETLGLGGVVLAVTLVLRRDLLLICFDPGQARVLALPERFLNYLLLGLLSLAIVVSLQAVGIILVVAMLVTPGSIAHLWTDRFDRMLVIAVTAAVCSTVAGILISFKMEGSSTSGCIVLVQALVFVISLLFAPKHGIWKRG encoded by the coding sequence ATGAACGCCCTGCTGGAACCCCTGCAATACGCCTTCATGCGGGACGCCCTGCTTGTCGGGTCGCTCGTCGCCGCCATGTGCGCGGTGCTGTCGTGTTTCCTCATTTTGAAAGGCTGGTCGCTGATGGGAGACGCCATCTCCCACGCGGTGCTGCCGGGCATCGTGCTGGCCTACATCGCCGGGCTGCCGCTCTCGATCGGCGCCTTCGCGGCGGGCCTCACCTGCGCGGTGGGCACGGGATTCATCAAGCAAAACAGCCGCGTGAAGGAAGACACCGTGATGGGGGTGGTCTTCACCGGCCTGTTCGCCTTCGGGCTGGTGCTTTTCAGCAGGACGCCGTCGGACATGCATCTGGATCACATCCTCGTCGGCAGCATCCTCGGTATCACGCGGGAACAGGTATGGGAAACGCTCGGTCTGGGCGGTGTGGTGCTCGCGGTGACCCTGGTGCTGCGCCGGGACCTGCTGCTGATCTGCTTCGATCCCGGCCAGGCCCGCGTGCTGGCCCTGCCGGAGCGTTTCCTGAACTACCTCCTGCTGGGATTGCTCTCACTCGCCATCGTCGTCTCGCTGCAAGCGGTGGGCATCATCCTGGTCGTCGCCATGCTCGTCACCCCCGGCAGCATCGCCCACCTGTGGACGGACCGCTTCGACCGCATGCTGGTCATCGCGGTCACGGCGGCGGTATGCTCAACGGTCGCCGGCATTCTCATCAGCTTCAAGATGGAAGGCTCCTCCACCAGCGGCTGCATCGTGCTGGTCCAGGCACTGGTATTTGTTATCTCCCTGCTCTTCGCGCCGAAGCATGGGATCTGGAAGCGGGGGTGA
- the acs gene encoding acetate--CoA ligase produces the protein MSAKKATPDHDHDAIHKPSKEFSVKARIPSMAAYKKLYKESIDKPDKFWAREAKELVWQKPWSKVLNWKAPNATWFEGGKLNVCENCVDRHAAGPRKNKAAIIWEGEPGDKRTITYGQLQKEVCRFANVLVKNGVKAKDRVLIYMPMVPEAAIAMLACARIGAVHTVVFGGFASEAIVDRLEDSGATVILTADGGWRRGKVVPLKPVVDEALVKYKSVRRVIVLNRCGNEISMDADRDAWWHEEVAAASSKHVAKAFDSEHPLFVLYTSGSTGKPKGILHTSGGYLTGTYSTCKYIFDMRDEDVYWCTADVGWITGHSYIVYGPLANGVTQVMYEGAPNAPDFGRFWKMIEEHGVTIFYTAPTAIRAFIKAGDHFPAAHDLSSLRLLGSVGEPINPEAWNWYHKHIGGGRCPIVDTWWQTETGAILISPLPGATPCKAGTATHPFFGIDAAILDDAGNECKPGQDGRLVIRKPWPSMIRTIYGDKERYKKTYWSDYPGLYTAGDGARRDKAGNFWIIGRLDDVLNVSGHRLGTAEIESALVSHPAVAEAAVVGRPDDMKGQAVAAFVTLKGGFNESPELQAELRNHVGKVIGAIAKPDDLHFAPGLPKTRSGKIMRRLLKELVCTGKISGNITTLEDFTVIESLQRKIAKPV, from the coding sequence ATGAGCGCCAAGAAAGCCACGCCCGATCACGACCACGACGCCATTCACAAGCCGTCCAAGGAATTCTCCGTAAAAGCCCGCATCCCTTCGATGGCGGCCTACAAGAAGCTCTACAAGGAATCCATCGACAAGCCGGACAAGTTCTGGGCGCGCGAGGCGAAGGAGCTGGTGTGGCAGAAGCCGTGGAGCAAGGTGCTCAACTGGAAAGCCCCGAACGCGACCTGGTTCGAGGGCGGAAAACTCAACGTCTGCGAGAACTGCGTGGACCGCCACGCCGCCGGCCCCCGGAAAAACAAGGCCGCGATCATCTGGGAGGGCGAACCCGGCGACAAGCGCACCATCACCTACGGCCAGCTTCAGAAAGAGGTCTGCCGTTTCGCCAACGTGCTGGTGAAAAACGGCGTGAAAGCCAAGGATCGCGTGCTCATCTACATGCCGATGGTCCCGGAGGCCGCCATCGCGATGCTCGCCTGCGCCCGTATCGGAGCGGTGCACACCGTGGTTTTCGGAGGATTCGCTTCCGAGGCGATCGTGGATCGTCTCGAGGATTCCGGCGCGACGGTCATTCTCACCGCCGACGGCGGCTGGCGGCGCGGCAAGGTTGTCCCGCTCAAGCCGGTGGTCGATGAGGCCTTGGTGAAATACAAGAGCGTGAGGCGCGTCATCGTGCTGAACCGTTGCGGAAATGAAATTTCCATGGATGCCGACCGCGACGCGTGGTGGCACGAGGAGGTGGCCGCCGCATCGTCGAAGCACGTCGCCAAGGCGTTTGATTCCGAGCATCCGCTGTTCGTGCTCTACACTTCCGGCTCCACAGGAAAACCCAAAGGTATCCTCCACACTTCCGGCGGCTACCTCACCGGTACCTACTCCACCTGCAAATACATTTTCGACATGCGGGACGAGGACGTCTACTGGTGCACCGCCGATGTCGGCTGGATCACCGGACACTCCTACATCGTCTATGGTCCGCTCGCGAACGGCGTCACCCAGGTGATGTACGAGGGCGCGCCGAATGCCCCGGATTTCGGGCGCTTCTGGAAAATGATCGAGGAACACGGCGTCACCATTTTCTACACCGCCCCCACGGCGATCCGCGCCTTCATCAAGGCCGGCGACCATTTCCCGGCGGCACATGATCTTTCCTCGCTGCGGTTGCTCGGCTCTGTGGGCGAACCGATCAACCCGGAAGCCTGGAACTGGTATCACAAGCATATCGGCGGCGGCAGGTGCCCCATCGTCGACACCTGGTGGCAGACCGAAACGGGTGCCATCCTCATCTCACCGCTCCCCGGCGCGACTCCGTGCAAGGCGGGCACCGCGACGCATCCGTTTTTCGGGATCGATGCCGCCATCCTCGACGACGCGGGGAACGAGTGCAAGCCGGGGCAGGACGGTCGCCTCGTCATCCGCAAGCCATGGCCTTCCATGATCCGCACGATCTACGGTGACAAGGAGCGTTACAAGAAGACCTATTGGTCCGACTATCCCGGTCTCTACACCGCGGGCGACGGAGCGCGCCGCGACAAGGCCGGGAATTTCTGGATCATCGGCCGTCTGGACGACGTGCTCAATGTCTCCGGCCACCGTCTCGGCACGGCGGAGATCGAGAGCGCCCTCGTCTCGCACCCCGCCGTCGCGGAGGCCGCCGTGGTCGGCCGCCCGGATGACATGAAAGGCCAGGCGGTCGCCGCGTTCGTCACCTTGAAGGGCGGTTTCAACGAGTCGCCGGAACTGCAGGCTGAACTGCGGAACCACGTGGGAAAGGTCATCGGAGCGATCGCCAAACCGGACGACCTCCATTTCGCCCCCGGCCTGCCGAAAACGCGCTCGGGAAAAATCATGCGACGGCTCTTGAAAGAACTCGTCTGTACGGGCAAGATCTCCGGGAACATTACCACCCTCGAAGACTTCACCGTCATCGAGTCCCTCCAACGAAAGATCGCGAAGCCGGTCTAA
- a CDS encoding metal ABC transporter permease, whose amino-acid sequence MSEFLQQLLTPFQYDYMLRAIWVSALVGGTCGFLSSFVTLKGWSLMGDALSHAVVPGVAVAYILGLPFALGAFVAGLLAAGTMAFVKARSRIREDATIGIVFTAYFALGLLLISLFPARVDLKVILLGNILAVSDPDIWQVAIISAVTVGVLVLKWRDLMLFCFDANQARTLGLRAGLLHITLLSLLAATSVAALQAVGACLVVAMLITPGATAYLLTDRFGKMLWLSSAMGVLTSLAGAYSSYYFNGATGGCIVTLQALLFLAAFVFAPKHGILAAKRRLRLAAPQP is encoded by the coding sequence ATGAGTGAGTTTCTTCAACAGCTCCTGACACCCTTCCAGTATGACTACATGCTGCGCGCCATCTGGGTCAGCGCGCTCGTCGGCGGCACGTGCGGATTCCTTTCCTCCTTCGTCACGCTCAAGGGCTGGTCGCTGATGGGGGACGCGCTCTCGCACGCCGTCGTTCCGGGCGTCGCGGTGGCTTACATCCTCGGCCTGCCGTTCGCGCTCGGCGCGTTCGTCGCCGGGTTGCTGGCCGCGGGGACCATGGCCTTCGTCAAGGCGAGAAGCCGGATCCGCGAGGACGCCACCATCGGCATCGTTTTCACCGCCTACTTCGCGCTCGGACTTCTGCTGATCTCGCTTTTCCCCGCACGGGTGGACCTGAAGGTGATCCTGTTGGGAAACATCCTCGCCGTTTCGGATCCGGACATCTGGCAGGTCGCCATCATCAGCGCGGTGACGGTGGGGGTGCTCGTGTTGAAATGGAGGGATCTCATGCTGTTCTGCTTCGATGCCAACCAGGCCCGCACCCTCGGGCTGCGGGCGGGGCTTCTCCACATCACCCTTCTCTCGCTGCTCGCCGCCACCTCCGTCGCCGCCCTGCAGGCGGTGGGTGCCTGCCTCGTGGTGGCCATGCTCATCACCCCCGGAGCGACGGCCTACCTCCTCACCGACCGCTTTGGAAAAATGCTGTGGCTGTCCTCGGCCATGGGCGTGCTCACCTCGCTCGCAGGGGCCTATTCGAGCTACTACTTCAACGGCGCGACCGGCGGCTGCATCGTCACGCTCCAAGCGCTGTTGTTCCTGGCAGCCTTCGTCTTCGCACCGAAACACGGCATCCTCGCCGCCAAACGCCGCCTGCGCCTCGCGGCCCCGCAACCATGA
- a CDS encoding ATP-binding cassette domain-containing protein, with the protein MNEPLRLVVDDVSVAYANGHLALRDASFQLGAGTICALVGVNGSGKSTLFKSIMGFVKPKSGSVKINGRPVRAALKEHIVAYVPQAEEVDWQFPVSVWDVAMMGRYGAMNFLRIPRAEDKAKVEESLRRVSMWEFKDRQIGELSGGQKKRVFLARALAQGGRVILLDEPFTGVDVKTEEAIIQLLRELRTAGCIILVSTHNLGSVPEFCDQVVLINRTVLAYGPTCDVFTEQNLAAAFGGVLRQFQFEESTIQDHDGRTVRVLTDDERPLVFGKDGHLEYKDRQEHGELLKKRREEHE; encoded by the coding sequence ATGAACGAACCTCTGCGCCTGGTCGTGGATGACGTGTCGGTGGCCTATGCCAACGGGCACCTCGCCCTGCGCGACGCCTCGTTCCAACTCGGGGCGGGCACCATCTGCGCGCTGGTGGGGGTGAACGGCAGCGGCAAGTCCACCTTGTTCAAGAGCATCATGGGCTTCGTGAAACCGAAGTCCGGCAGCGTGAAGATCAACGGCCGGCCGGTGCGTGCGGCGCTGAAAGAACACATCGTCGCCTATGTGCCGCAGGCCGAGGAGGTGGATTGGCAATTCCCCGTAAGCGTGTGGGACGTGGCGATGATGGGCCGCTACGGCGCGATGAATTTCCTGCGCATCCCCCGCGCGGAGGACAAGGCGAAGGTGGAGGAAAGCCTGCGCCGTGTCTCGATGTGGGAGTTCAAGGACCGCCAGATCGGCGAGCTGAGCGGCGGGCAGAAAAAGCGGGTGTTCCTCGCCCGCGCGCTGGCCCAGGGCGGGCGTGTGATCCTGCTGGACGAGCCATTCACCGGGGTGGATGTGAAAACCGAGGAAGCCATCATCCAGCTCCTGCGCGAACTCCGCACGGCGGGATGCATCATCCTCGTCTCCACCCACAATCTCGGCAGCGTGCCGGAGTTCTGCGATCAGGTCGTGCTCATCAACCGCACGGTGCTCGCCTACGGCCCCACGTGCGATGTCTTCACCGAGCAGAATCTGGCGGCCGCCTTCGGTGGCGTGCTGCGTCAGTTCCAGTTCGAGGAGTCCACCATCCAGGATCACGACGGCCGGACGGTCCGCGTCCTGACCGATGACGAGCGGCCCCTGGTCTTCGGCAAGGACGGCCACCTGGAATACAAGGACCGCCAGGAACACGGCGAGCTGCTGAAAAAACGCCGCGAAGAGCATGAGTGA
- a CDS encoding VOC family protein gives MKPHITVITLGVDDLERAFSFYKDGLGLPSKGIIGTEFEHGAVAFFDLQQGIKLAVWPRKSIAHDTGIPVSAAAPTDFTLGHNVDSKEEVDAVMRQAEQAGATIVKEAHDTFWGGYSGYFQDPDKHLWEIVWNPDLAEL, from the coding sequence ATGAAACCCCACATCACCGTCATCACCCTCGGCGTGGACGACCTCGAAAGGGCCTTTTCCTTTTACAAGGACGGCCTCGGTCTGCCGAGCAAAGGCATCATCGGAACCGAGTTCGAACATGGAGCGGTCGCGTTTTTCGACCTGCAACAAGGAATCAAGCTGGCCGTCTGGCCCCGGAAAAGCATCGCCCATGACACCGGCATCCCTGTCAGCGCCGCCGCCCCCACGGATTTCACCCTGGGTCACAACGTGGACTCGAAGGAGGAAGTGGACGCGGTCATGCGGCAGGCGGAGCAGGCCGGGGCGACCATCGTGAAAGAAGCGCATGACACCTTCTGGGGAGGTTACTCCGGCTACTTCCAGGATCCCGACAAACATCTGTGGGAGATTGTCTGGAATCCGGATCTCGCAGAGTTGTGA
- a CDS encoding pseudouridine synthase, with translation MATNDGTRLNKYLASCAVGSRRACDELIKAGRVEVNGTPCLNMGTRISDGDHVKVDGKRVSPRETMIIAFHKPRGFVCTREDELGRDTIYSLLPESLHSLHHVGRLDMDSEGLLILTNDGDLSQQLMHPSKSVEKEYLVTSNQAFENSHLDQFLEGVYTDEGKLKAKAIERLSPRRLKVVLDHGAKRQIRVMFESLGYQVTKLLRVRIGALWLGDLEPGGWAMLNALEVQMLLGNEKPAKKRAAGQDERKRR, from the coding sequence ATGGCAACCAACGACGGCACCCGTCTCAACAAATACCTCGCGTCCTGCGCCGTCGGTTCGCGCCGCGCTTGTGACGAACTCATCAAGGCCGGACGCGTGGAGGTGAACGGCACGCCGTGCCTCAACATGGGCACCCGCATTTCCGATGGGGATCACGTGAAGGTGGACGGCAAACGGGTTTCCCCGCGTGAGACGATGATCATCGCCTTCCACAAGCCGCGTGGATTCGTCTGCACCCGTGAGGACGAGCTGGGCCGGGATACCATTTATTCGCTGCTTCCGGAATCCCTCCACTCGCTGCACCACGTCGGGAGGCTGGACATGGACTCGGAAGGGCTGCTCATTCTCACCAACGATGGCGATCTTTCCCAGCAGCTCATGCACCCTTCGAAGTCGGTGGAGAAGGAATACCTCGTGACCTCGAACCAGGCGTTCGAAAACTCCCACCTCGACCAGTTTCTGGAAGGGGTTTACACGGATGAGGGGAAACTCAAGGCGAAGGCCATCGAGCGGCTTTCCCCGCGCCGCCTCAAGGTGGTGCTGGACCACGGCGCGAAGCGCCAGATCCGGGTGATGTTCGAGTCTCTCGGCTATCAGGTGACCAAGCTGCTCCGCGTCCGCATCGGCGCCCTGTGGCTCGGCGATCTGGAACCCGGCGGCTGGGCCATGCTGAACGCGCTGGAAGTGCAGATGCTCCTTGGGAATGAAAAGCCTGCGAAGAAGCGGGCGGCCGGACAGGACGAGCGGAAGAGGCGGTAG